From the Juglans microcarpa x Juglans regia isolate MS1-56 chromosome 3D, Jm3101_v1.0, whole genome shotgun sequence genome, the window TATTAGACTGACTCACAGACAAAGAAACAGGACTACTGGACACTGAACAATCTGATTGATGAATTGCTCCTTGAGGATCATTAACCTCTAGAAGATAGAGCCCCGAACACATCTTAGCACTGCCAATCGTCTTCCCCGAGGCCAAGACCTGAAATACACACAGATTTGAGCCAAATTTAGTAACACAGTTGAGATCCCGAGTGAGTTTACTAACAGACAGTAAATTGCAATTTAATTTTGGTACAAGTAGAACGGAATCAAGAGTGATGTTCTCTGAAATTTGAACCGAGCCTGTACCAGCCACCTTTGAGAGTGAACCATCAGCTATTCGCACAGTTAAATTTTTATAGCATGGGGTGTAAGTTGAAAACAGCTTCTCATCTCCAGTCATATGATCAGAAGCTCCTGAGTCTATAATCCATGGACTGAGTCTCTCCTTGTTAGCATTTAGAGCACTTAAAAAATTACCTTTTTGTGCCAGGGATCCGGTACCAACTACAATGGGAGCTGGTGCAGGCAAGGATTGGCTGAACATTTTCTGCAAGATCTCTATCTGTTCCTTGCTGAAGGGAGTTGGTTCGGGTGGAGGTTGTTCATCCATGGAAGCAAGGTTGCCTCGTCCTTCTTTGTCATTGGCAAACCGGGAAGGCCTCCAATCTGCTGGTTTGCCATGAATCTTCCAGCAGTTGTCCTTGGTGTGACCAGGACGTCGACAATGATCACACCATGGTCGCCCTTTCTTTGGTCTgtgattgttgttgttgttggatgGATTCCCTCTCACCACAAGTGCTGAACTCTCAGGATTTGTCACAGAATCTTGAGATCCCATCATGATCTTTTTTCGACTTTCCTCTCTCCGAACTTCTGAAAAAGCTTCTCGGATATTTGGTAGTGGTTTGGATCCTAAAATTCTTTCTCGTACTTCATCAAGGTTCTTATTTAATCCAatcaaaaatttgtatattcttttCCGTTCAATTATTTGTCTATACCTGATTCCATCATTCGGATAGCTCCAATTGTGCTCCTCGAATAAGTCTAGCTGCTGCCAATACCGATTGAGAGTGTTGAAGTATTGAGTCACTGTTAATTCTCCTTGGCGGAAGTCATGAAGAACACTTTCCACCTCGAATAATTCCGATGTATTctcattgttagaatatatttccCTGGCAGCATCCCAAATCTCCTTTGCTGTTCCATAGAGAAGAAAGTTTTCTCCAATGTCATTTGTCATGGAATTAATGAGCCATGACATGACCATATTATTCTCGGCATTCCAGACTTTGAACTTTTCATCCGTCTTGTTTGGTTTGGCAGCATCTCTGGTGAGATAATCATCTTTGCCCTTTCCGCATATGAACATCATTACGGAATGGGACCATTGGAGATAGTTGTTCCCATTCAGTTTGTGTCCTGTAATGGGCATGAGGTTACTATCATTGTTGGAAGCCATGGCTTCCTGATTGGAGGTGATTTGGGAAACGGTAGCTCTTGAATCACTTTTCCCGTATTTGGCCATATGAGGGAATTAGGGTTCAGagattgctctgataccatcttGTTTATGGAAGGAAAGAGTAAGATTCCACTATCTTGAAAATAAGGTTACAGGCCcctctttatatagatgataatgcTCATCTATTTTAGGGATATTTACAGCTAATCTAGAAAGGAAATCAGAACTACCTAAAACTGAAAGCTATAAAACAGGAAACTTATATCTACAGATTTGGTAACAGACTACCAAATCTTCTAAAATCATGGGATAAGAAAAACTGATCTGTTAGCTGTAGATCTTCTAGATATTAGCCCCTAATATTGCTAACAGATCCTTAAacataaatctctctataattctACAGGCAGCATATTAACACCTCAATTCTTTAGTGATTATTCCATCTTGGTGTAAATCTGTGTAGTTCTGTTGAGGAAAGGATGGTTACTTTTAATAAGCCTTATTCCTTTTCACCAGATATGCACAGACTATGCcaatatgtgtgtatatatatatatatttaatcattatcaaATTCTTCTGCTAGGTTAATGGGATTAGTTTTTTATATCTGGATTGATATTCTTAAGGCATAACTATTTTTGCAGTAAAAGACGACATTTACATAATCTTTCTTTGTTATGTAATACATTAGTAGCttacatgtatgtatataatgcAGACTGTAGATGTTTTCATTCCCTGGTGATCAGGAAATTTAACATACTATGGCGGTTGTTTTCAAGTGCCTTTTTCCAGCTTCTTCGTAGCCTTTATTAACTAAATGGTGGAAGCTTTTCAAATAAGTGCAGAGAGAAGTTGACAATGACTGTGTAATATTTGGAATGGTGTATACACATTTGCTTAACTGATCAAAGTTGTTAGGGTTAGGCTTTTAACAATATATCTTTTACTTATCACGCAAATCTGATTTCCTATCTCATAGTTCATGATTATGGCCTACCTCTGCTTCCAAAActtttattgtaatataataACCCTCTGCTCAATGGAGTAGACACTGTAACCTTTCGCCATTAGCAAATTATAGTAAGCGCCTAGCTGCTATAGAGGTAATAAATGGGGGAACTATTTATCAAGTTAGCATTCCTGATCAGCAATTGATGATCATTAAGCTCTTCCTATTGAGTACAACAGCTGTAATGTTAGTGTTGacgatataaattaaataataaaatctacctcttctcaTCATCTTAAACCTTTGGGACAAGtgttaattttacataatatcaGAGCAGAGGTCTGAGTTCAaatcctgactctacactctatcctattaattaaatatttcacgtgttgggCTCACTCATTGAGAGAGAGTTTGGCCCACATGTGaggggagtgttaagatataaattaaata encodes:
- the LOC121254656 gene encoding uncharacterized protein LOC121254656, which codes for MASNNDSNLMPITGHKLNGNNYLQWSHSVMMFICGKGKDDYLTRDAAKPNKTDEKFKVWNAENNMVMSWLINSMTNDIGENFLLYGTAKEIWDAAREIYSNNENTSELFEVESVLHDFRQGELTVTQYFNTLNRYWQQLDLFEEHNWSYPNDGIRYRQIIERKRIYKFLIGLNKNLDEVRERILGSKPLPNIREAFSEVRREESRKKIMMGSQDSVTNPESSALVVRGNPSNNNNNHRPKKGRPWCDHCRRPGHTKDNCWKIHGKPADWRPSRFANDKEGRGNLASMDEQPPPEPTPFSKEQIEILQKMFSQSLPAPAPIVVGTGSLAQKGLGLGEDDWQC